One part of the Theropithecus gelada isolate Dixy chromosome 5, Tgel_1.0, whole genome shotgun sequence genome encodes these proteins:
- the RFC1 gene encoding replication factor C subunit 1 isoform X2: MDIRKFFGVIPSGKKLVTETVKKNEKTKSDEETLKAKKGIKEIKVNSSRKEDDFKQKQPSKKKRIIYDSDSESEETLQVKNAKKQPEKPPVSSKPGKISRQDPVTYISETDEEDDFTCKKAASKSKENGRSTNSHLGTSNMKKNEENTKTKNKPLSPIKLTPTSVLDYFGTGSVQRSNKKMVASKRKELSQNTNESGLNDEAIAKQLQLDEDAELERQLHEDEEFARTLAMLDEEPKTKKARKDTEEGETFSSVQANLSKAEKRKYPHKVKTEQFSDERKSYSPRKQTKYESSKEPQQHSKSSADKIGEVSSPKASSKLAIMKRKEESAYKEIEPVASKRKENAVELKGETKTPKKTKSSPAKKESISPEDSEKKRTNYQAYRSYLNREGPKALGSKEIPKGAENCLEGLIFVITGVLESIERDEAKSLIERYGGKVTGNVSKKTNYLVMGRDSGQSKSDKAAALGTKIIDEDGLLNLIRTMPGKKSKYEIAVETEMKKESKLERTPQKNVQGKRKISPSKKESESKKSKPTSKRDSLAKTIKKETDVFWRGLDFKEQVAEETSGDSKARNLADDSSENKVENLLWVDKYKPTSLKTIIGQQGDQSCANKLLRWLRNWHKSSSEDKKHAKFGKFSGKDDGSSFKAALLSGPPGVGKTTTASLVCQELGYSYVELNASDTRSKSSLKAIVAESLSNTSIKGFYSNGAASSVSTKHALIMDEVDGMAGNEDRGGIQELIGLIKHTKIPIICMCNDRNHPKIRSLVHYCFDLRFQRPRVEQIKGAMMSIAFKEGLKIPPPAMNEIILGANQDIRQVLHNLSMWCARSKALTYDQAKADSHRAKKDIKMGPFDVARKVFAAGEETAHMSLMDKSDLFFHDYSIAPLFVQENYIHVKPVAAGGDMKKHLMLLSRAADSICDGDLVDSQIRSKQNWSLLPTQAIYASVLPGELMRGFMTQFPTFPSWLGKHSSTGKHDRIVQDLALHMSLRTYSSKRTVNMDYLSHLRDALVQPLTSQGVDGVQDVVALMDTYYLMKEDFENIMEISSWGGKPSPFSKLDPKVKAAFTRAYNKEAHLTPYSLQAIKASRHSTSPSLDSEYNEELNEDDSQSDEKDQDAIETDAMIKKKTKPSKPSKPEKDKEPRKGKGKSSKK; encoded by the exons ATGAAGAAGATGACTTTACGTGTAAGAAGGCGGCCTCTAAATCAAAAGAGAATGGAAGATCTACAAATAGTCATCTTGGAAcatcaaacatgaaaaagaatgaagaaaacactAAGACCAAGAATAAGCCTTTATCACCAATAAAACTTACACCCACATCAGTGCTTGATTATTTTGGAACTGGAAGTGTCCAAAGATCTAATAAGAAGATGGTggcaagcaaaagaaaagag CTTTCACAAAATACAAATGAGTCTGGATTAAATGATGAAGCCATCGCCAAGCAATTACAGCTTGATGAAGATGCGGAG CTGGAGAGGCAGTTGCATGAAGATGAAGAGTTTGCCAGAACATTAGCCATGTTGGATGAAGAACCCAAGACCAAAAAG gCTCGAAAGGACACAGAAGAGGGAGAAACGTTTTCATCTGTCCAAGCCAATTTAAGTAAAGCAGAAAAACGTAAATATCCTCATAAAG taAAAACAGAACAATTTTCAGATGAAAGAAAGAGCTACAGTCCTAGGaagcaaactaaatatgaaaGTTCAAAAGAACCTCAGCAACATTCCAAGTCATCAGCTGACAAAATAGGAGAAGTCTCTTCTCCCAAGGCCAGTTCTAAGCTGGcaattatgaaaagaaaagaagagagcgCTTATAAAGAAATAGAGCCCGtggcctcaaaaagaaaagaaaatgccgtTGAATTGAAAGGAGAGACAAAAACTCCTAAGAAAACCAAAAGTTCTCCAGCTAAAAAAGAG TCTATAAGTCCTGAAGATTCTGAAAAGAAACGCACTAATTATCAAGCTTATCGAAGCTACTTAAATCGAGAAGGTCCCAAGGCTCTGGGCTCCAAAGAAATACCAAAG GGAGCTGAAAATTGCTTGGAAGGCCTTATATTTGTAATCACAGGCGTGCTGGAGTCTATTGAACGAGATGAGGCCAAGTCTCTAATTGAACGTTATGGGGGAAAAGTAACAGGAAAtgtcagcaagaaaacaaattaccTTGTCATGGGTCGTGATAGTGGACAGTCCAAGAGTGATAAG GCCGCAGCCTTGGGGACAAAAATTATTGATGAAGATGGCCTGTTGAATCTGATTCGAACTATGCCAGGCAAGAAATCCAAGTACGAAATAGCAGTTGAAACTGAG atgaagaaagagTCCAAACTGGAGAGAACACCCCAAAAAAATGttcaaggcaaaagaaaaattagtccATCTAAAAAGGAATCGGAATCTAAAAAGAGCAAGCCGACTTCCAAAAGGGACAGTTTGGCaaagacaataaaaaaggaaacagatgtGTTTTGGAGAGGCCTGGATTTCAAGGAGCAGGTGGCCGAGGAAACAAGTGGTGACAGCAAGGCTAGGAATTTGGCTGATGACAGCAGTGAAAACAAAGTGGAAAATTTGCTCTGGGTGGATAAATATAAGCCAACCTCGCTCAAGACCATAATTGGACAGCAAGGTGACCAGAGCTGTGCCAACAAACTCCTACGCTGGCTCCGAAACTGGCACAAGAGTTCTTCTGAAGATAAAAAACACG CAAAGTTTGGTAAATTTTCCGGCAAAGATGATGGCTCTAGTTTTAAAGCAGCGTTGCTGTCAGGTCCTCCTGGTGTTGGCAAAACCACCACAGCTTCCCTGGTGTGTCAG GAATTGGGATACAGCTACGTGGAACTGAATGCAAGTGACACCCGGAGTAAGAGCAGTTTGAAGGCGATTGTTGCTGAGTCACTGAGCAATACCAGCATCAAAGGCTTTTATTCAA ATGGAGCAGCCTCTTCAGTAAGCACGAAACATGCTCTCATCATGGATGAAGTAGATGGCATGGCAGGCAATGAGGATAGGGGAGGAATTCAG GAATTAATTGGCCTGATAAAACATACTAAAATTCCCATTATTTGTATGTGCAATGATAGAAATCATCCCAAGATTCGCTCTCTGGTTCATTATTGTTTTGATCTTCGTTTTCAAAGACCTCGGGTTGAACAGATTAAG GGTGCTATGATGTCTATTGCATTTAAAGAAGGTTTAAAGATTCCCCCTccagcaatgaatgaaataattttgggAGCCAATCAAGATATCAGACag GTTTTACATAATCTGAGTATGTGGTGTGCACGAAGTAAAGCATTAACCTATGACCAGGCCAAAGCTGATTCTCACAGAGCCAAAAAGGATatcaaaatg ggcCCATTTGATGTTGCCCGGAAGGTGTTTGCAGCTGGAGAGGAGACTGCTCACATGTCACTTATGGACAAGTCAGATCTCTTTTTTCATGATTATTCAATAGCACCCCTCTTTGTCCAGGAAAATTACATACATGTGAAGCCTGTAGCAGCAGG GGGCGACATGAAAAAGCACTTGATGCTTTTAAGCAGAGCAGCAGACAGCATATGTGATGGTGACTTAGTGGACAGCCAGATCCGGAGTAAGCAAAACTGGAGTCTTCTGCCTACGCAG gCCATTTATGCCAGTGTTCTTCCTGGAGAGTTGATGAGAGGGTTCATGACCCAGTTTCCCACCTTCCCGAGCTGGCTGGGGAAGCACTCGTCTACAGGCAAACATGATCGTATTGTTCAGGACCTGGCCTTGCATATGAGTCTCAG AACTTACTCCAGCAAAAGGACTGTAAACATGGATTATCTGTCACATCTAAGGGATGCACTTGTACAGCCCTTGACCTCACAAGGAGTCGACGGGGTACAGGATGTTGTTGCACTTATGGACACATATTATTTGATGAAAGAAGACTTTGAGAATATCATGGAAATTAGCAGCTGGGGTGGCAAACCTAGTCCCTTTTCAAAGCTGGATCCCAAG GTGAAAGCAGCCTTCACAAGAGCTTACAATAAGGAAGCCCACCTTACTCCATATTCACTTCAAGCTATAAAGGCATCTAGACACAGCACAAGCCCATCCCTGGATTCGGAATACAATGAAGAGTTAAATGAAGATGACTCTCAATCTGATGAGAAAGACCAAGATGCTATAGAAACTGATGCCATGATCAAG aaaaagacaaaaccttCAAAGccttcaaaaccagaaaaagataaGGAGcccagaaaaggaaaaggaaaaagttcgaagaaatga